In Rhodoferax koreense, a genomic segment contains:
- a CDS encoding aminotransferase class I/II-fold pyridoxal phosphate-dependent enzyme — translation MTTSSFQLSQRVQRVKLSANAAASQRAAALIAQDRDVLVLTAGEPDFDTPQAIKQAAIAALARGETKYTPTAGTPELRRAISAKYRRENALDYPPAQIVVSNGAKQVIFNALAATLDAGDEVVLPAPYWPSFPDIVAVNDGTPVIVPVNEATAFKLTPEVLERAITPQTRWLILNSPGNPSGAVYTGAELAALAEVLRRHPRVLVLWDEIYEHIWFTAEAPVHLLHVAPDLRERTLLVNGASKTYAMTGWRIGWGAGPRALIDAMVVIQSQASSGPNSIGQAAVASALVAEDQSFVTESRAIYARRAAFVSRALNAIPGLSLLAPEGAFFAYVHCGGLIGRVRPDGRAIQSDSDVVDWLLDAEGVAAVDGAAYGLAPYFRISIAASDTVLADAAQRIARAIGALKVAEPEALAA, via the coding sequence ATGACGACCTCTTCGTTCCAACTTTCGCAACGCGTCCAACGCGTCAAGCTCTCGGCCAATGCCGCGGCCAGCCAGCGCGCCGCAGCGCTCATCGCCCAGGACCGCGACGTGCTGGTGCTGACCGCGGGCGAGCCCGACTTCGACACGCCGCAAGCGATCAAGCAGGCCGCCATCGCGGCGCTGGCACGCGGCGAGACCAAATACACGCCCACGGCGGGCACGCCCGAATTGCGCCGCGCCATCAGCGCCAAGTACCGGCGCGAGAACGCGCTCGACTATCCGCCGGCGCAGATCGTGGTCTCGAATGGCGCCAAGCAGGTGATCTTCAACGCGCTGGCGGCCACGCTCGACGCGGGCGACGAGGTGGTGCTGCCCGCGCCGTACTGGCCTTCGTTTCCCGACATCGTGGCCGTCAACGACGGCACGCCGGTGATCGTGCCGGTGAACGAGGCCACGGCCTTCAAGCTCACACCGGAAGTCCTGGAGCGCGCCATCACGCCGCAAACGCGCTGGCTGATCCTGAACTCGCCAGGCAACCCGAGCGGCGCGGTCTACACCGGTGCCGAACTCGCGGCGCTGGCCGAGGTGCTGCGCCGCCATCCGCGCGTGCTGGTGTTGTGGGACGAGATCTACGAACACATCTGGTTCACCGCCGAAGCGCCAGTGCATCTGCTGCACGTGGCGCCCGACCTGCGCGAGCGCACGCTGCTGGTCAACGGCGCGTCCAAGACCTATGCCATGACGGGCTGGCGCATCGGCTGGGGCGCCGGGCCGCGCGCCTTGATCGACGCCATGGTGGTGATCCAGTCGCAGGCTTCGAGCGGGCCGAACTCGATCGGCCAGGCGGCCGTGGCATCGGCCCTCGTGGCCGAAGACCAGAGCTTCGTGACCGAGTCGCGCGCCATCTACGCGCGCCGCGCGGCTTTCGTGAGCCGGGCGCTGAATGCGATTCCCGGCCTCTCGCTGCTCGCACCCGAAGGCGCCTTCTTCGCCTACGTCCATTGCGGCGGCCTGATCGGCCGCGTGCGGCCCGATGGCCGGGCCATCCAATCCGACAGCGACGTGGTCGACTGGCTGCTCGATGCCGAGGGCGTGGCCGCGGTGGACGGTGCGGCTTATGGCCTTGCACCGTACTTCCGCATCTCGATTGCCGCCAGCGACACCGTGCTGGCCGACGCGGCGCAGCGCATCGCACGCGCCATCGGCGCCTTGAAGGTGGCAGAGCCGGAGGCGCTGGCGGCATGA